Proteins from one Thiobacillus sp. genomic window:
- a CDS encoding cysteine desulfurase has protein sequence MNAPIYLDYNATTPVDPRVLEAMLPWLGEGFGNPSSDHAHGKRAKAAVETARTQVGALIGATPGEIVFTACATEANNLAILGVASALEGSGRTGLMYSAVEHPAVAKPMQHLAGRGWRGEVIPVDGTGRVTADALVIPPDIALVSVMLANNEVGTLQPIRAIADAAHAAGALMHVDAAQAAGKIHVDANELGADLLTLAGHKMYAPKGVGALYVRAGTPIRPIQFGAGHEGGLRPGTENVPHIVALGEAAQVALEELATEFPRIHALRDNLHRRLAQAIPGLALNGHEKERLPNTLNVSFPGVAGWKLLATTTAVAASTGSACHAGHHAASGVLGAMGLSAERAAGAVRLSLGRFTTESEIHLAAGALIAAWQATRRS, from the coding sequence ATGAACGCCCCCATCTATCTCGATTACAACGCCACCACCCCAGTGGATCCCCGGGTGCTGGAAGCCATGCTGCCCTGGCTCGGGGAAGGCTTCGGCAACCCCTCCTCGGACCACGCCCATGGCAAGCGCGCGAAGGCCGCGGTGGAAACTGCCCGGACCCAGGTGGGCGCCCTCATCGGCGCCACCCCCGGCGAGATCGTGTTCACCGCCTGTGCCACCGAGGCCAACAACCTGGCCATCCTGGGGGTGGCCTCGGCCCTGGAAGGGTCCGGCCGCACCGGGCTGATGTATTCCGCCGTGGAGCACCCCGCCGTGGCCAAACCCATGCAGCACTTGGCCGGCCGGGGCTGGCGTGGGGAGGTGATCCCCGTGGACGGCACGGGCCGGGTGACGGCCGACGCCCTGGTCATACCCCCAGACATCGCCCTGGTCTCAGTGATGCTGGCCAACAACGAGGTGGGCACCCTGCAGCCCATCCGCGCCATCGCTGACGCGGCCCATGCCGCCGGGGCCCTGATGCACGTGGACGCTGCCCAGGCGGCGGGAAAGATACACGTTGATGCGAACGAACTTGGCGCGGATCTTCTCACCCTGGCGGGCCACAAGATGTACGCCCCCAAGGGGGTGGGTGCCCTGTATGTGCGCGCCGGCACGCCCATCCGTCCCATCCAGTTCGGCGCAGGCCACGAGGGCGGCCTGCGCCCGGGCACCGAGAACGTGCCCCACATCGTTGCCCTGGGGGAAGCGGCCCAGGTGGCCCTGGAGGAACTTGCCACGGAGTTCCCCCGCATCCACGCGCTACGGGACAACCTCCACCGACGCTTGGCCCAAGCGATTCCCGGCCTGGCCCTCAACGGTCATGAAAAGGAGCGCCTGCCCAATACCCTCAACGTTTCCTTCCCCGGCGTGGCGGGCTGGAAGTTGCTGGCAACCACGACAGCCGTGGCCGCCTCCACCGGCTCCGCCTGCCATGCGGGGCATCATGCCGCCAGCGGCGTGCTGGGGGCCATGGGTTTGTCAGCAGAACGGGCCGCCGGCGCCGTGCGCCTGTCCCTGGGCCGCTTCACCACGGAGTCTGAAATCCACCTGGCCGCCGGGGCCCTCATCGCCGCCTGGCAAGCCACCAGACGGTCATGA
- a CDS encoding DUF3365 domain-containing protein yields the protein MTVHAAAGSLSPDCSSDKSPGLIKRLALALGVLALLSATPGIAEEQIGVRAKGGHAESFFLEKSPAAEARATAEKLARAVIAARMIIFAYAGKIVDPTLGDKGLSGEFFERTWRTSLEAELIDATPTQKRIIEKLIQAGRQVMENNQDRINTKGVGWKNFLPAKWEREMGQVFAAKTGIIIKQPGRAYRSPVNVPDDTERAALIHYVKAGHSENAPVTTTEQWGKQKVFRHMEPIRLMEPCLACHGKPKGARDIVGFEKDGLEVDDVIGLMSVSIAVGD from the coding sequence ATGACCGTTCATGCAGCGGCGGGCTCGTTGAGCCCGGATTGTTCGTCGGACAAATCACCCGGATTGATAAAACGACTCGCGCTGGCCCTGGGGGTGCTGGCCCTGTTGTCGGCCACGCCCGGCATCGCGGAAGAACAGATCGGCGTGCGCGCCAAGGGGGGCCACGCGGAGTCCTTCTTCCTGGAAAAATCTCCAGCCGCCGAGGCCCGGGCCACGGCGGAAAAGCTGGCAAGGGCGGTCATAGCCGCAAGGATGATCATCTTCGCCTACGCGGGAAAGATCGTTGACCCCACCCTGGGAGACAAGGGCCTGTCGGGCGAATTCTTCGAAAGGACGTGGCGCACGTCGCTGGAGGCCGAACTGATCGATGCGACGCCCACCCAGAAGCGAATCATCGAGAAGCTGATCCAGGCCGGACGGCAGGTCATGGAGAACAACCAGGACCGCATCAACACCAAGGGTGTCGGCTGGAAGAATTTCCTGCCGGCCAAATGGGAACGCGAAATGGGCCAGGTGTTCGCCGCCAAGACCGGCATCATCATCAAGCAGCCCGGGCGTGCCTATCGCAGTCCGGTGAATGTGCCCGACGATACGGAACGCGCCGCGCTGATTCACTATGTAAAGGCCGGCCACAGCGAGAATGCGCCGGTGACCACGACAGAACAATGGGGAAAGCAGAAGGTGTTCCGTCACATGGAACCGATCCGGCTCATGGAGCCTTGCCTCGCCTGCCACGGCAAACCAAAAGGCGCGCGGGACATCGTAGGTTTCGAGAAGGATGGCCTGGAAGTCGATGACGTCATCGGCCTGATGAGCGTCTCCATCGCCGTGGGAGATTGA
- a CDS encoding class II glutamine amidotransferase yields the protein MCELFGLSSSRPIAGREVPLAEFRRHGGATADNPDGWGVAWREAGHPDGFRLDKEPAPGSASVRFAALIDTVRADLLIAHVRKARIPPNNTLANTHPFTHECCGRKWAFAHNGMVPDIVALETDSRARVCRPEGETDSEFAFCHLLGHMTRQHDAHAGDTVRLAMLGNIGEAIARHGKFNFLLSDGHYLAAYGHDRLHALERYSGPEHLVLIATEPLTGDADWRQFEPGELRIYRAGRRVERIVTHPPAPSDNTEPSLA from the coding sequence ATGTGCGAATTGTTCGGCCTTTCCTCCAGCCGTCCCATCGCGGGGCGCGAGGTACCCTTGGCCGAGTTCCGCCGCCATGGTGGCGCGACGGCCGACAACCCGGACGGCTGGGGTGTCGCCTGGCGCGAAGCGGGCCACCCGGATGGCTTCCGGCTCGACAAGGAACCCGCGCCCGGTTCCGCCAGCGTGCGCTTCGCCGCGCTGATCGACACCGTGCGTGCCGACTTGCTTATCGCCCACGTGCGCAAGGCACGTATTCCGCCCAACAATACCCTGGCCAACACCCACCCCTTCACGCATGAGTGCTGCGGCCGGAAATGGGCCTTCGCCCACAACGGCATGGTGCCGGACATCGTTGCACTGGAAACGGACAGCCGGGCGCGCGTCTGCCGGCCCGAGGGCGAGACTGATTCGGAATTCGCCTTCTGCCATCTGCTCGGCCATATGACGCGGCAGCATGACGCGCACGCCGGTGACACCGTGCGACTGGCAATGCTGGGTAATATCGGCGAAGCAATCGCCCGTCACGGCAAGTTCAACTTCCTGCTCAGCGACGGCCACTATCTGGCCGCATACGGCCACGACCGCCTGCATGCCCTGGAAAGATACTCAGGCCCGGAGCATTTGGTGCTGATCGCCACCGAACCCTTGACCGGCGATGCTGACTGGAGGCAATTCGAACCGGGCGAACTGCGCATCTACCGTGCCGGGAGGCGAGTGGAGCGCATCGTTACCCATCCCCCCGCACCCAGCGACAACACGGAGCCCTCCTTGGCATGA
- a CDS encoding methyltransferase domain-containing protein has translation MTPAEYDAWYDTPQGRWVGETEFRLLRRLLDWQPGETLLDVGCGTGWFTRRFAALEGDEPASAVMGLDLDPARLAFARAHGRGEGYLEGNATALPFADGAFDVVVSVTALCFVPDWQGALAEMARVARRRLVVGLLNRHSLLWRQKGRNGGMGGYRGASWHLPDQVRGAFASLGLQDIRVRTAVFIPGGALVARALERCLPNALPWGGFLAVQAGRPEGQPSMPRTAGARHRPETPSS, from the coding sequence ATGACCCCGGCGGAATACGACGCCTGGTACGACACGCCCCAAGGCCGATGGGTGGGGGAAACGGAATTCCGCCTGCTGCGCCGCCTGCTGGACTGGCAGCCCGGCGAGACCCTGCTGGACGTGGGTTGCGGCACCGGCTGGTTCACCCGCCGCTTCGCCGCCCTTGAGGGGGACGAGCCGGCCTCGGCCGTCATGGGCCTGGACCTGGACCCGGCGCGCCTGGCCTTCGCCAGGGCCCATGGCCGGGGCGAAGGCTACCTGGAGGGCAATGCCACCGCCCTGCCCTTCGCCGACGGCGCCTTTGACGTGGTGGTCTCCGTCACCGCCCTCTGCTTCGTGCCGGACTGGCAAGGGGCCCTGGCGGAAATGGCCCGGGTGGCCCGGCGGCGACTGGTGGTGGGCCTGCTCAACCGGCACAGTCTGCTGTGGCGCCAGAAGGGCCGCAACGGCGGCATGGGCGGTTATCGTGGCGCGAGCTGGCATCTCCCGGACCAGGTGCGTGGAGCATTCGCATCCCTGGGGCTGCAAGACATCCGGGTGCGCACGGCCGTTTTTATTCCGGGGGGGGCGCTGGTCGCCCGTGCCCTGGAACGCTGCCTGCCCAACGCGCTGCCCTGGGGGGGCTTCCTGGCCGTGCAGGCAGGTCGCCCGGAGGGCCAGCCCTCCATGCCCCGGACCGCCGGGGCCAGGCACCGCCCCGAGACGCCTTCCTCCTGA